From the genome of Winogradskyella forsetii, one region includes:
- a CDS encoding DUF2279 domain-containing protein, which yields MRVLCHTVLFLLASTSLFSQSKFNSFLKPSDSLNLSRRNTVVITQTALASTTLIGLNQLWYADYPRSNFKTLNDSGEWLQMDKMGHVFSSYQLGRLGANTLNWAGVGKKDQLLYGATLGFGFLTIVEIMDGFSEEWGFSWSDMAANAAGTGLYVGQELLWNEQRMVLKYSFHRTQYAKQRPNKLGNGFSEEFLKDYNGQTYWLSANINSFLRTETIPNWLNVAFGYGAEGMLTGEANDPLFLNQNRRRQFYLSLDVDLTRIKTNSNVLKTIFDVFNAIKVPFPALELNNKGHVKWHYIYF from the coding sequence ATGCGGGTTTTATGCCATACCGTTTTGTTCTTATTGGCTAGTACCTCGTTGTTTTCACAATCTAAATTCAACTCATTTTTAAAGCCTAGTGATTCACTAAATCTATCGCGCAGAAATACGGTTGTTATTACGCAGACAGCTTTAGCTTCAACAACATTGATTGGGCTCAATCAATTATGGTATGCCGATTATCCGCGTTCCAATTTTAAAACCTTGAACGATAGTGGCGAGTGGTTGCAAATGGATAAAATGGGTCATGTGTTTTCGTCCTATCAATTAGGAAGGTTGGGAGCGAACACCTTAAATTGGGCAGGAGTAGGTAAAAAAGACCAGTTACTTTATGGAGCTACTTTAGGATTTGGATTTCTCACAATCGTTGAAATTATGGACGGTTTTTCTGAAGAATGGGGTTTTTCTTGGAGCGATATGGCAGCAAATGCCGCAGGAACAGGATTGTATGTTGGTCAAGAATTACTATGGAATGAACAACGTATGGTATTGAAATATTCATTTCATAGGACTCAATATGCAAAACAGCGTCCCAATAAATTAGGCAATGGATTTTCTGAGGAATTTCTAAAAGATTATAATGGGCAAACCTATTGGTTGAGTGCCAATATCAATTCGTTTTTAAGAACAGAAACAATTCCCAATTGGTTGAATGTCGCTTTCGGTTATGGCGCAGAGGGCATGTTAACAGGAGAAGCAAATGACCCTCTGTTTTTAAACCAGAATAGAAGACGTCAATTTTACTTAAGTTTAGATGTCGATTTAACACGGATTAAAACAAATTCTAATGTTTTGAAAACCATTTTCGATGTTTTTAACGCGATAAAGGTGCCTTTTCCTGCTTTGGAACTAAATAATAAGGGCCATGTAAAATGGCATTATATCTACTTTTAA
- the mltG gene encoding endolytic transglycosylase MltG — translation MYIKKILWAVALIGLVVCGVFAYYIYNAMFAPNTTFNNEVAYIYVPTNADYAEVRSQLEPLLEDIDAFDALANQKKYTTNIKAGRFAISKGMNNNDIINSIRSKNLPLKIAFNNQHNLADLAGRISTQIEADSLQLLTAMTDDKFLSKNGFNKATALGMYLPNSYEFFWNTSAETFRDRMLTEYNRFWTDNRKAKAKKLNLTPNEVITLASIVHEESKQADEQPRVAGVYLNRLRIGMPLQADPTLKFAAYQLPLYKNTIIRRVLNVHKSIDSPYNTYKNTGLPPGLIAMPDLSAIKAVLNPEKHSYLYFAADAKRLGYHKFAKTLGQHNNNARAYQRYLSSQGINK, via the coding sequence ATGTACATTAAAAAAATTCTATGGGCAGTTGCTCTCATTGGTTTGGTGGTTTGTGGCGTGTTTGCCTATTACATATATAATGCGATGTTTGCTCCAAACACAACATTCAATAATGAAGTTGCCTACATTTATGTGCCAACCAATGCCGATTATGCAGAAGTCCGTTCACAATTAGAACCACTATTAGAAGATATTGATGCGTTTGATGCTTTGGCCAATCAAAAAAAATATACGACCAATATAAAAGCGGGCCGTTTTGCCATTTCTAAAGGCATGAACAATAATGACATCATCAACTCCATCCGAAGTAAAAATCTTCCGTTGAAAATTGCGTTCAATAATCAGCATAATTTAGCAGATTTAGCAGGACGAATAAGTACACAGATTGAAGCCGATAGTTTGCAATTGTTAACGGCAATGACAGATGACAAGTTTTTATCTAAAAACGGTTTCAACAAAGCAACAGCTTTAGGGATGTATTTGCCAAATAGTTATGAGTTTTTCTGGAATACCTCTGCGGAAACCTTTAGGGATAGAATGTTAACAGAGTACAACCGATTCTGGACCGATAACAGAAAAGCCAAAGCTAAAAAACTGAATTTAACCCCAAATGAAGTTATAACCTTAGCATCAATTGTACACGAAGAATCCAAGCAAGCCGATGAGCAGCCAAGAGTCGCTGGCGTCTATCTCAATAGATTGCGAATAGGTATGCCTCTACAAGCCGACCCAACATTGAAGTTTGCGGCTTATCAATTGCCTTTATATAAAAACACCATTATAAGGCGTGTTTTAAATGTACATAAAAGCATCGATTCCCCATACAATACTTATAAAAACACAGGATTACCTCCAGGACTAATAGCCATGCCAGATTTATCGGCAATTAAGGCGGTTTTAAATCCTGAAAAACATAGCTATCTTTACTTTGCTGCCGATGCCAAACGCTTAGGTTACCACAAATTTGCTAAAACATTAGGTCAGCATAATAATAACGCAAGGGCATATCAAAGGTATTTGTCTTCTCAAGGGATTAATAAATAA
- a CDS encoding GNAT family N-acetyltransferase, which yields MVSLKGEQIYLRALEPEDLEFVYGIENDTALWHLSDTQTPYSRFLIKQYLENAQQDIFEAKQLRLAICNSKNETIGLIDVFDFDIKNKRAGIGILIQDEGNRNLGYGKEALNLLINYCFQTLHLHQVYANISEDNLASLNLFEANGFKKIGLKKEWRFNGKNFTNEYLLQRIND from the coding sequence ATGGTAAGCCTAAAAGGAGAACAAATTTATTTAAGAGCTTTGGAACCTGAGGATTTAGAGTTCGTTTATGGCATTGAGAATGACACAGCACTTTGGCACTTAAGCGATACCCAAACACCATATTCTAGATTTTTAATTAAGCAATATCTCGAAAATGCGCAACAGGATATTTTTGAAGCGAAACAACTACGTTTGGCAATTTGTAATTCAAAAAATGAAACGATTGGTTTAATTGATGTGTTTGATTTCGATATTAAAAATAAGCGTGCAGGTATCGGAATATTGATTCAAGATGAAGGCAATCGGAATCTTGGTTATGGTAAAGAAGCCTTAAATTTATTGATAAACTACTGTTTTCAAACCTTGCATTTACATCAAGTTTATGCTAATATTTCAGAAGATAATTTAGCCAGTTTAAATTTGTTCGAAGCTAATGGTTTCAAAAAAATAGGATTAAAAAAAGAGTGGCGTTTCAATGGAAAGAACTTCACAAATGAATATCTATTACAACGAATTAACGATTAA
- the dapF gene encoding diaminopimelate epimerase: MKMTFYKYQGTGNDFIIVDNRLQIINKNDTKRIEQLCDRRFGIGADGFILLENDDNTAFKMIYYNADGNQSSMCGNGGRCIVAFANFLGIIKDEAEFMAIDGLHKAKIENETVHLQMQDVSDIQTFDNHQFLDTGSPHHVEMVSDIADYNVKAKGSEIRYGQPYNAVGSNVNFVEQLTTDNFAVRTYERGVEDETFSCGTGVTAVALAMHNSGKTENTSVNLKTPGGQLRVSFDSNDNGYHNIWLIGPAVQVFKGDIEW, from the coding sequence ATGAAAATGACATTTTATAAATATCAAGGAACAGGTAACGATTTTATTATCGTAGATAACCGTTTGCAGATTATAAACAAAAATGATACCAAACGTATTGAGCAGCTATGCGACCGAAGATTTGGCATAGGAGCGGATGGCTTTATTTTGCTGGAAAATGACGATAATACAGCTTTTAAAATGATCTATTACAACGCGGATGGTAATCAAAGCAGCATGTGTGGTAATGGAGGAAGGTGCATCGTTGCTTTTGCCAACTTTTTAGGGATTATTAAGGATGAAGCCGAATTTATGGCCATTGATGGATTGCATAAAGCAAAGATTGAAAACGAAACCGTTCATTTGCAAATGCAAGATGTTTCTGATATTCAAACCTTCGACAATCATCAGTTTTTAGATACAGGTTCGCCACATCATGTGGAAATGGTTTCAGATATAGCTGATTATAATGTGAAAGCTAAAGGTTCGGAAATTAGATACGGCCAACCTTATAATGCCGTTGGTAGTAATGTGAATTTTGTAGAACAACTAACAACGGATAATTTTGCTGTGAGAACTTATGAAAGAGGCGTGGAAGATGAAACGTTTTCTTGCGGAACAGGAGTTACAGCTGTGGCTTTAGCCATGCACAATAGTGGAAAAACGGAGAACACTTCGGTTAATTTGAAAACACCAGGAGGTCAACTTAGAGTAAGCTTTGATAGTAATGATAATGGTTATCACAATATCTGGTTGATTGGACCAGCAGTACAAGTATTTAAAGGCGATATAGAATGGTAA
- a CDS encoding trypsin-like peptidase domain-containing protein gives MKKILTLVFVSVLGGLLTLGGYKLFIENESQPLAVEQSSDFPVFVPTNNSVTSNSVMAPNFVDAAEKSLDAVVHVKNTAILTGPTSMRDLFYGRSSQRAQVGTGSGVIISPTGYIVTNNHVIKNANEISITLNDNKSYSAELIGTDETTDIALLKIDTDDDLPFMAFGDSDNAKIGEWVLAVGNPFNLNSTVTAGIISAKSRDLSGNHSQSFIQTDAAVNPGNSGGALVNTNGDLIGINTAISSQTGSYIGYSFAVPSNIARKIVNDIMEYGNVQNGILGVVGGALNSKAAEELGTETTEGFYVSEVQEDTGAEEAGIQSGDIIKKVDNVDINKFSDLTGYLKTKSPDDVVNVTLLRDGDEEIVPVTLLKPSSYMLPTIGLIKNAADKDLKRFNTEYGVKISKLDKSNKLSWNKNGVEEGSIITKINGKKLYSIDDAQSAIKTRQYNEPLQIEVINTDGEKVVFNFR, from the coding sequence ATGAAGAAGATCCTAACTTTAGTTTTTGTTTCAGTTCTAGGTGGTTTATTGACTTTGGGAGGTTACAAACTTTTTATTGAAAATGAATCACAACCATTAGCGGTTGAACAGTCGTCTGACTTTCCTGTTTTTGTTCCTACAAATAATTCAGTTACCAGTAATTCTGTTATGGCTCCAAATTTTGTAGATGCTGCAGAGAAATCCTTGGATGCTGTAGTACACGTAAAAAATACGGCAATTTTAACTGGACCAACATCCATGCGCGACTTGTTTTACGGTCGTAGCTCACAACGTGCGCAAGTTGGTACTGGTAGCGGCGTCATAATTTCGCCAACAGGTTATATAGTGACCAATAACCACGTGATAAAAAATGCCAATGAAATCAGTATCACGCTAAACGATAATAAATCATACAGTGCTGAGCTGATTGGTACAGATGAAACTACTGACATCGCATTATTGAAAATAGATACTGACGACGACCTGCCATTTATGGCCTTTGGCGATTCTGATAATGCGAAAATCGGAGAATGGGTTTTAGCTGTTGGAAATCCGTTTAACTTGAATTCTACGGTTACTGCAGGTATTATTAGTGCAAAATCTAGAGATTTATCTGGTAACCATTCCCAATCATTTATACAAACAGATGCTGCTGTCAACCCTGGAAATTCTGGTGGTGCATTGGTAAATACCAATGGTGATTTAATTGGGATTAATACAGCAATATCTTCTCAAACTGGTTCTTATATTGGGTATTCATTTGCTGTTCCAAGTAATATTGCTCGGAAAATTGTGAACGATATTATGGAGTATGGTAATGTGCAAAATGGCATTCTTGGTGTTGTTGGTGGTGCTTTAAATAGTAAAGCAGCAGAAGAATTAGGCACAGAAACAACAGAAGGATTTTATGTAAGTGAAGTGCAAGAAGATACTGGCGCAGAAGAAGCAGGCATTCAATCTGGAGACATTATTAAGAAAGTTGATAATGTTGATATCAATAAGTTTTCGGATTTAACAGGATATTTAAAAACCAAAAGTCCAGATGATGTGGTGAACGTCACTTTACTAAGAGATGGAGACGAAGAAATCGTACCCGTTACCTTATTGAAACCTTCAAGCTATATGTTGCCAACGATAGGTTTAATTAAAAATGCAGCGGACAAAGACTTGAAACGTTTCAATACTGAATATGGTGTAAAAATTTCAAAGTTGGATAAATCGAATAAGCTCTCTTGGAACAAGAATGGCGTTGAAGAAGGTAGCATCATCACAAAAATCAATGGCAAAAAATTATATTCCATTGACGATGCTCAAAGTGCTATTAAAACAAGACAGTATAATGAACCGCTTCAAATTGAAGTGATAAACACAGATGGGGAAAAAGTAGTTTTTAACTTTAGATAA
- a CDS encoding glyceraldehyde-3-phosphate dehydrogenase, with amino-acid sequence MGFNDTYEKELAFQADRRRATVEFIKIVSDLWYDKSIELVLFRNQLIDRNVSEILNLHEYAGEFVQKPISIFDSVEIAQAISALTLPPAKLDIGKLTYEFHLEDQKYGNATAFVADKLGNAKNNKTIEPKDVILYGFGRIGRLVARELMTRTGKGTQLRLRAIVTRGEINETVLEKRASLLRNDSVHGDFSGMVSTDLKNSALIINGTTVNIISANAPEDIDYTKYGITNALVIDNTGAFRDKDALGRHLKSKGVDKVLLTAPGKGVPNIVHGVNQKEHDPDKVKIFSAASCTTNAITPILKAVEDSFGIKTGHLETIHAYTNDQNLVDNFHNKYRRGRAAGLNMVITETGAGQAVSKALPSLEGKLTSNAIRVPVPNGSLAILNLELENETSVESMNTIMKKYALEGDLVEQIKYEMSDELVSSDIVGSSAPSIYDSKATIVRKDGKNVILYIWYDNEYGYSHQVIRLAKYISKVRRYAYY; translated from the coding sequence ATGGGTTTTAATGACACTTACGAAAAAGAGTTAGCGTTTCAGGCAGACCGTCGAAGGGCGACGGTAGAATTTATAAAAATTGTGAGCGACTTATGGTATGATAAGTCAATCGAACTGGTTTTATTCAGAAATCAACTTATAGATAGAAATGTGAGCGAGATTTTGAATTTGCATGAATATGCTGGCGAATTTGTTCAGAAACCAATTTCTATATTCGATTCGGTTGAAATTGCTCAAGCCATTAGTGCGCTAACCTTACCTCCTGCTAAACTGGATATCGGAAAACTAACCTATGAGTTTCATTTAGAAGACCAGAAATACGGCAATGCCACCGCTTTTGTTGCGGATAAATTAGGTAATGCAAAAAACAACAAAACCATTGAACCTAAAGATGTTATCCTATATGGTTTTGGTAGAATTGGTCGTTTGGTAGCACGTGAGTTAATGACACGTACGGGAAAAGGGACACAATTACGATTAAGAGCCATAGTCACCAGAGGGGAAATTAATGAAACGGTTTTAGAAAAACGCGCCTCATTATTGAGAAATGATTCTGTACATGGCGATTTTTCTGGTATGGTCAGTACCGATTTAAAAAACTCAGCTTTAATTATCAATGGAACCACGGTAAATATCATTTCGGCAAATGCACCAGAAGACATTGATTACACAAAATATGGCATAACTAATGCGTTAGTTATTGATAATACTGGAGCTTTTAGAGATAAAGACGCTTTGGGCAGACACTTAAAATCTAAGGGTGTTGACAAAGTTTTACTTACAGCACCAGGCAAAGGTGTTCCTAATATTGTACATGGCGTTAACCAAAAAGAGCACGATCCGGATAAGGTTAAAATATTCTCAGCAGCATCTTGCACCACAAATGCCATTACTCCAATATTGAAGGCCGTTGAGGATTCTTTTGGCATAAAAACCGGACATTTAGAAACCATTCATGCTTATACCAATGACCAAAATTTAGTAGATAATTTCCATAATAAATACAGACGTGGTCGTGCTGCTGGCTTAAACATGGTCATTACAGAGACAGGTGCAGGACAAGCCGTAAGTAAAGCGTTGCCATCGCTTGAAGGTAAATTGACGTCAAATGCTATTCGAGTTCCGGTACCAAACGGTTCATTGGCCATACTTAATTTGGAATTAGAAAATGAAACTTCTGTAGAGAGCATGAATACCATTATGAAAAAGTATGCACTCGAAGGCGACTTGGTGGAACAGATTAAATACGAAATGAGTGACGAACTCGTATCGAGTGATATTGTCGGTAGCTCCGCACCTTCTATTTATGATAGCAAAGCAACTATTGTTAGAAAAGACGGAAAAAACGTTATACTCTATATATGGTATGATAACGAATATGGTTATAGCCACCAAGTGATTCGTTTGGCAAAGTATATTTCTAAGGTAAGACGCTATGCTTATTACTAG
- a CDS encoding LVIVD repeat-containing protein, with translation MRKIYLILVMVLFLVNCDSDGTNDASFTENGQGGSLARFALYSDYLYVVDDTNLNVFSIVNREQPVQVNTVSIGFNIETLFNYENYLYIGSRNGMFIYNIDNAEEPAYVSDVQHFTACDPVVANDTHAFVTLHTNIGCGTNINVLEIYDITEVTNPVLVSSRNLTRPIGIGLYNDYLFVCDNEVKVFDVSDPTDSQLVTSIDVNSFDVIINNGILVLIGQNGLYQYTLDADDITNISHLSTINI, from the coding sequence ATGAGAAAGATATATTTAATTTTAGTTATGGTATTGTTTTTAGTCAACTGTGATTCTGATGGCACCAATGACGCTTCATTTACAGAAAATGGTCAAGGTGGTTCACTTGCACGCTTCGCGCTCTATTCAGATTATCTCTATGTTGTGGATGACACCAACCTTAATGTATTTAGCATTGTAAACCGAGAGCAACCTGTACAAGTCAATACAGTGTCCATAGGTTTTAATATTGAAACACTTTTTAATTATGAAAACTACTTATATATAGGTTCTAGAAATGGAATGTTCATTTATAATATAGACAATGCCGAAGAACCAGCTTATGTTTCAGATGTGCAACATTTTACGGCCTGTGATCCTGTTGTAGCTAATGATACGCATGCTTTTGTAACCTTACATACCAATATTGGTTGTGGTACCAATATTAATGTTTTAGAGATTTATGATATTACAGAGGTTACCAACCCTGTATTGGTTTCATCAAGAAATTTAACCAGACCGATAGGTATAGGGCTTTACAACGACTATTTATTTGTTTGCGACAATGAAGTTAAGGTTTTTGATGTCTCTGATCCAACGGATTCCCAATTAGTAACGTCTATCGATGTGAACAGCTTTGATGTCATTATTAACAATGGCATTTTAGTCTTAATTGGCCAAAACGGTTTGTACCAATATACATTAGACGCAGACGATATTACAAATATTTCACATTTAAGCACCATCAACATCTAA
- a CDS encoding tRNA (guanine-N1)-methyltransferase has translation MKFLTKVIVILLVTFSFHSVNAQANDDDEEDKLSLNSGTIDSQFEYIFKKSGNFKGTNGQNYEAVKYSWLLTLKSHVLDSLKTTYEKLENSEKVVGNQVKEIEDLKTKLANTQTNLEQTDSEKNNMALLGMQTSKTNYNVIMWSIVAALLAFLLFFIYKFKGSNSSTREAKHKLEEVETEFEEHRRNALEREQKVRRQLQDELNKHKS, from the coding sequence ATGAAATTCTTAACCAAAGTTATTGTAATTCTTTTAGTTACATTTAGTTTCCATTCCGTAAACGCACAAGCAAACGATGACGATGAAGAAGATAAGTTATCATTAAATAGTGGTACTATTGACAGCCAGTTTGAATATATTTTCAAAAAATCAGGTAATTTTAAAGGCACTAATGGACAGAATTATGAAGCTGTTAAATACTCTTGGCTTTTAACTTTAAAATCGCATGTGCTTGACTCATTAAAAACAACCTATGAAAAGTTAGAGAATTCTGAAAAAGTAGTTGGGAATCAAGTCAAGGAAATTGAAGATTTAAAAACTAAACTTGCAAATACACAGACCAATTTGGAGCAAACGGACTCTGAAAAAAATAACATGGCACTTTTAGGTATGCAGACCAGTAAGACCAATTACAATGTTATTATGTGGTCTATCGTTGCCGCTTTATTGGCATTTTTATTGTTCTTTATCTATAAGTTTAAAGGCAGTAATTCTTCAACACGTGAAGCAAAACACAAGCTTGAAGAAGTAGAAACCGAATTTGAAGAGCACCGACGAAACGCTTTAGAGCGCGAACAAAAAGTGAGACGTCAATTACAAGACGAATTAAATAAACACAAATCTTAA
- a CDS encoding T9SS type A sorting domain-containing protein, translated as MIRFILNFIFLLGIITISAQQLTLETSLNSALSETSGLIYLNNALITHNDSEASNQLHEIDMTTGAISRTVTITNATNTDWEDLTHDDTYIYIGDFGNYRGDRTDLKVYRIAKADYFTNTSVSAEIINFSYANQTDFTPSPTATNYDAEGLIHFDNKLYIFSKNWLNGQTNIYELPKTIETHSISIIDTINSQGLISGATFNNLDNTIMLCGYDFNGAFLTQLGGFHSGLFSNGTIVKTSVAVPANYSTQIEGVFPINTTDYFVSAEESGSDSQALYRFDTSTLTIENYDDTSISIYPNPAQNNLRINKENCWTKIYTLTGQLVKTSSKSEIDISKLSKGIYLVKIQNPQNNRSNIKRLIVE; from the coding sequence ATGATACGTTTTATCTTGAATTTTATCTTTTTACTTGGTATAATTACTATTTCCGCGCAACAACTGACTTTAGAAACCAGTCTTAATTCAGCATTGAGCGAAACATCAGGACTAATTTATCTCAATAACGCACTGATTACACACAACGATTCTGAAGCGTCCAATCAATTACATGAAATTGATATGACCACAGGAGCTATTAGCAGAACTGTAACTATAACCAACGCTACAAACACAGATTGGGAAGATTTAACCCATGATGACACTTACATCTACATTGGCGACTTCGGGAACTATCGTGGCGACCGAACGGATTTGAAGGTTTATCGCATCGCTAAAGCTGATTATTTTACGAATACCTCGGTAAGCGCTGAGATCATTAACTTTTCTTATGCCAACCAAACCGATTTTACACCAAGTCCTACAGCTACTAATTATGATGCGGAAGGATTAATTCACTTCGATAATAAATTATATATTTTTAGTAAGAATTGGCTCAACGGACAAACAAATATTTATGAACTTCCTAAAACCATTGAGACCCATAGCATTTCAATCATAGACACTATAAATAGTCAAGGTTTAATTTCTGGTGCTACTTTTAATAATTTAGATAACACCATTATGCTATGCGGTTACGATTTCAATGGTGCTTTTTTGACGCAGTTAGGCGGATTTCATTCTGGCCTGTTTTCTAATGGAACAATCGTAAAAACATCAGTTGCAGTACCTGCAAATTATTCAACCCAAATTGAAGGAGTTTTTCCGATAAATACGACTGACTATTTTGTTTCTGCCGAAGAAAGTGGTTCAGATTCCCAAGCACTATATCGTTTTGATACGTCAACCCTAACTATTGAAAATTATGATGATACTTCTATTTCTATATACCCAAATCCAGCTCAAAATAATTTAAGAATCAATAAGGAAAATTGCTGGACCAAAATTTATACCCTCACAGGACAATTGGTAAAAACTTCGAGCAAATCAGAAATTGATATTTCAAAACTTTCCAAAGGAATTTATCTTGTTAAAATCCAAAATCCACAAAATAACCGTTCGAATATAAAACGATTGATTGTTGAATAA
- the holA gene encoding DNA polymerase III subunit delta, whose translation MDDVKQLVSAIKKGDIKPIYFLMGEESYYIDKISDFIEDHVLEEAEKGFNQMVLYGRDVSIDDIVSNAKRYPMMADRQVVIVKEAQDLSRTIEKLAQYAANPQPSTVLVLNYKYKKIDKRKALYKAINKSGGVVFESKKMYENQVSDWIRRVLAGQNYNISPKAAQMLVEFLGTNLSKIDNELNKLKIVLPEGTQITPDHIEENIGISKDYNNFELRKAVGQRNVVKAHQIAKYFADNPKDNPMVVTVALLFNFFSQLLHLHGMSDKNPRSVASALKVNPYFVNEYIEAARNYPMKKVSYVIGVLRDFDVKSKGVGANAVSQGDLLKELLVKILG comes from the coding sequence TTGGACGACGTAAAACAATTAGTTTCAGCCATAAAAAAAGGCGACATTAAACCTATTTATTTTTTAATGGGTGAGGAGTCGTATTATATTGATAAGATTTCCGATTTTATTGAAGACCATGTTCTTGAAGAAGCCGAAAAAGGGTTTAACCAAATGGTCTTGTATGGTCGTGATGTCTCCATTGACGATATTGTGAGTAATGCCAAGCGCTACCCAATGATGGCAGACCGACAAGTGGTCATTGTAAAGGAAGCTCAAGATTTGAGCAGAACCATAGAGAAATTGGCTCAGTATGCGGCCAATCCGCAACCTTCAACGGTTTTAGTCCTAAATTATAAATACAAAAAGATTGATAAACGAAAGGCGTTGTATAAAGCGATCAACAAATCGGGAGGCGTGGTTTTTGAAAGTAAAAAAATGTACGAAAACCAGGTTTCGGATTGGATTAGACGTGTTTTAGCTGGACAGAATTATAATATTTCCCCGAAAGCCGCCCAGATGTTAGTGGAATTCTTAGGAACTAATCTCAGTAAAATCGATAATGAACTCAACAAACTTAAAATCGTTTTACCTGAAGGCACCCAAATTACGCCAGATCACATAGAGGAAAATATTGGTATCAGCAAAGACTACAATAATTTTGAATTACGAAAAGCGGTAGGGCAACGAAATGTGGTAAAAGCACATCAAATCGCTAAATATTTTGCGGATAACCCAAAGGATAATCCAATGGTGGTTACCGTGGCTTTGTTGTTTAATTTTTTTTCGCAATTATTGCACCTTCATGGTATGTCTGATAAGAACCCAAGAAGTGTCGCCTCGGCTCTAAAAGTGAATCCTTATTTTGTGAATGAATATATAGAAGCTGCGAGAAATTACCCAATGAAAAAAGTGAGTTATGTTATTGGTGTGTTGCGCGACTTTGATGTAAAAAGCAAAGGCGTGGGTGCAAATGCCGTATCCCAAGGTGATTTGCTTAAAGAGTTGCTGGTTAAAATTCTAGGTTAG
- a CDS encoding type I restriction enzyme HsdR N-terminal domain-containing protein: protein MLQELNFPKFEYRFKSTENKVSIFDVIRKKFIILQPEEWVRQHCVHYLINAKNFPKSLINVEKELTINGLKKRYDIVIFNSDGSIHLIVECKSHHIKIDQTTFDQIARYNLVLNATYLMVTNGLNHYYCEMDMKNERYSFLKAVPDYYKKR from the coding sequence GTGTTACAAGAACTCAACTTTCCAAAGTTTGAATACCGTTTCAAAAGTACAGAAAATAAAGTTTCTATTTTTGATGTCATTCGGAAAAAATTCATCATTCTTCAACCCGAAGAATGGGTAAGACAACATTGTGTCCATTATTTAATCAATGCTAAAAATTTCCCAAAATCATTGATAAATGTTGAAAAGGAATTGACTATAAACGGCTTAAAGAAACGTTATGATATTGTGATTTTTAATTCGGATGGCAGTATTCATTTGATTGTGGAATGTAAATCGCACCATATAAAAATTGACCAAACCACTTTTGACCAAATTGCGCGTTATAATTTAGTCTTAAATGCCACGTATTTAATGGTAACTAATGGTTTAAATCATTATTATTGTGAGATGGATATGAAAAATGAACGCTATTCGTTTTTAAAAGCGGTTCCAGATTATTATAAAAAGAGATAA